The DNA sequence CCCAGCGTCGAGCGGACCATCTCGATCCAGCGGCCGGGCAGCCCGTCGGGGCCGCGGTCGTAGAAGCGGGGTGCGACGCGCTCCTCCAGCAGGTCGTAGAGGGCGGCGGCCTCCAGGTCGTCGCGGCGCTCCTCGTCGGTGGCCGAGCCGTCGGCGGTGGGGATGGCCCAGCCGAAGTCGGGCTCGTACCACTCGTCCCACCAGCCGTCCAGGACGCTGAGGTTGAGGCAGCCGTTGAGGGCCGCCTTCATGCCCGAGGTGCCGCACGCCTCCAGCGGGCGCAGCGGGTTGTTCAGCCAGACGTCGCAGCCGGGGTAGAGCTTCTGGGCCATGGCCATGCCGTAGTCCGGCAGGAAGACGACGCGGTGCCGGACGCGCGGGTCGTCGGCGAACCGGACGAGCTCCTGCACCAGCCGCTTGCCGCCGTCGTCGGCCGGGTGGGCCTTGCCCGCGACGACGATCTGGAGCGGCCGCTCCGGGTGGAGCAGCAGCCGGGTGAGCCGCTCGCGGTCCCTGAGCATCAGGGTGAGCCGCTTGTACGACGGGACGCGGCGGGCGAAGCCGATGGTCAGCACGTCCGGGTCGAGGACGCCGTCGATCCAGCCGAGCTCGGCCGTGCCGGCGCCGCGCTCCCGCCAGGAGGCGCGCAGCCGTTCGCGGACCTCCTCCACCAGCTGCTCGCGCAGGGTGCGGCGGAGCTCCCAGACGTCGGCGTCGGAGATGTCGGCCACCGAGTCCCAGCGTTCGCTGCCGCCGAGGGTGAGCGCGTCCTCCGCGCGGGCGACGCCGATCCGGCGGGCGCCGAGCCGGAAGACCTCGGGGGCGACCCAGGTGGGCGCGTGGACGCCGTTGGTGATCGAGGTGATCGGCACCTCGGTGTCGTCGAACCCGGGCCACAGGCCCGCGAACATCCTGCGGCTGACCTCCCCGTGCAGGACGGAGACGCCGTTGGCGCGCTGCGCCAGCCGCAGCCCCATCACCGCCATGTTGAACAGGGCCGGGTCGCCGCCGGGGTAGTCCTCGGCGCCCAGCCGCAGCACTCTGTCGACGTCGATGCCGGGCAGCTCGGCGCCGTCGGCGAAGTGCCGGGCGACGAGCTCGCGGTCGAAGCGGTCGATGCCGGCGGGGACGGGGGTGTGGGTGGTGAAGACGGCCCCGGACCGGACGCTCTCCAGCGCGGCGTCGAAGTCCAGTCCGCCCGCGCTGAGTTCGCGGATGCGTTCGAGGCCGAGGAAACCGGCGTGGCCCTCGTTGGTGTGGAACACCTCGGGGGCGGGGTGGCCGGTGAGCCGGCAGTAGGCGCGGACCGCGCGGACGCCGCCGATGCCCAGCAGCATCTCCTGGAGCAGCCGGTGCTCGCTGCCGCCGCCGTAGAGGCGGTCGGTGACGTCGCGTTCGCCCGGCGCGTTCTCCTCGACGTCGGAGTCGAGGAGCAGCAGCGGCACCCGGCCCACCTCGGCCTTCCACACATGGGCGCGGAGCGACCGGCCGCCGGGCAGCGCCAGGGCGACCGTGGCGGGCGAGCCGTCGGCCTCGCGGAGGAGGGACAGCGGGAGCTCGTTGGGGTCCAGCAGCGGGTAGTGCTCCTGCTGCCAGCCCTCGCGGGACAGGGACTGCCGGAAGTAGCCGTGCCGGTAGAGCAGCCCCACGCCGATCAGCGGGACGCCCAGGTCGCTGGCGGACTTCAGGTGGTCGCCGGCGAGGATGCCGAGGCCGCCGCTGTACTGCGGGAGGGCGGCGGTGATGCCGAACTCGGGCGAGAAGTAGGCGACCGCGGCGGGCAGTCCGGGCGGCTGCTCCTGGTACCAGCGGGCGCCGGTGAGGTAGTCGTGCAGGTCGTCGGCGGCCGCGGCGAGCCGCCTGCGGAACCGGCGGTCGTCGGCGAGGGCGGTCAGCCGGGCGGCCGGCACGGCGCCGAGCAGCCGCAGCGGATCGCCGCCGGCCGCCCGCCAGCCCTCGGGATCGAGGGTCTGGAACAGCTCACGGGTCTCGGGGTGCCAGGACCAGCGCAGATTGCGCGCCAGCTCACTGAGCGGTCGTAGGGGCTCCGGAAGGACGGGGCGCACGCTGAATCGACGAATGGCCTTCACGGGGACGACGGTAGCGGCGCGGGGGCCGCGGTCGCGGCTCAAGACGCCAAGTGCCTCCTTCTGCTCGAACCGCTTCCCCCGGAGGCGGGCCGTCGCGGTCCCGGCCGGACGCCGGCTCGCGGCCGGTGACGCGGGGAGATCCCCCGGAGACCCCGCCGACGCGGGCCCGGCCGGTGGCACGGGAATGTCCCCCGGAGGCGCGCCGATGCCGGCCCGGCCGGACGCGCGGCGGCTCGCGGCCGGTGACGCGTGGGTGTCCCCCGGAGGCCCGCCGTCGCGGTCCCGGCCGGTGGCACCGGGACGTCCCCCTCCGGGCCCCGGGCTGCCTGACACTGGCAGGGGCAGGCAGCCCCCGCGCGGGCGCGGTTGACTTGCCCCCATGGACACTCCTGCCGCCCTGGGCGAATTCCTGCGCACCCGCCGCGCCGCGCTGCGGCCCGAGGACGTCGGGCTGACCACCTACGGGGGACAGCGCCGGGTGCCCGGGCTGCGCCGCGAGGAGTTGGCGCTGCTGGCGGGGGTCAGCACGGCGTACTACACCCGGCTGGAGCAGGGGCAGTCCGTGAACGCCTCGGACGGCGTGCTGGACGCGCTGGCGCGGGCGCTGCGGCTGAGCCCGGACGAGTACGCGCACCTGCGGAACCTGGCGCGTCCCGGCCGTCCCGCGCCCCGCGCCGCCGCGGCCCGGCCCGCGCGGGTGCGGCCCGGGGTGCGGCGGCTGGTGGCGGCGCTGGACGGGATCCCGGCCGTCGTCCTGAACCACCGCTACGACGTGCTGGACTGGAACCCCCTGGGCCACGCCCTGACCGCGGGGCACCTGGCCGCCGACGGCCCGCACCGCGCCGCCGCGCGCCCCAACTCCCAGCGGCTGCTCTTCCTCGACCCGCACGTGCGGGACCTCTACCCGCGCTGGGACCTGGAGGCGCGGCGGGCGGTGTCGGCGCTGCGGCTGGCCGCGGGCGAGCACCCGGACGACCCGGCGCTGGCCGAGCTGATCGGGGAACTGAGCATGAAGAGCCCGGAGTTCGCGTCGCTGTGGGCCCGGCATCCGGTGCGGTCCTGCGTGACGGGGACCAAGGATTTCCACCACCCGCTGGTGGGCCCGCTGACGCTGACGTTCGAGATGCTGCGGGTGCCGGCGGCGGAGGGCCCCGGGCAGTCGCTGCTGACGTTCAGCGCGGAGCCGGGGAGCCCGTCGGAGGCGGGGCTGCGGCTGCTGGGGACGACGCTGGAGCCCGCCGGTGCACGGGCCCCGGGAGGCGCCGTCGCCCCGCGCGTGGAACACGACCGCCAGAGGCCGACCGCGCACTGATGCTCCGGTACGAGGCGGAAATACGCCGCGCCTACACCCGGGCCTTCGAAGGCCGGAAGTCGCTACGACCTTCGAACGCCGGGCGGGCGCGGCGTTCCCCCATCCGGCCGTCGGCGGCCCCCGGTCGTCACATTGCACACGGTCGGCCCAGCGGGGAGACTCCCTACGAGTGACGGAGGCCCCGCCGCCCTCCTCGGGCGGTACCGGGGGAACTACGCACCGGTAGGCCGGGCGGTGCGGGCATGTCCGCCAGGGTCCGGTGGGAAAGCTCCCCCGGTGCGGGGACCCCGCGCCCCCGTCCGCTCGCCCCCAGGACGACCCCCTCGGTATTTCCGCACTTCCCGCTCGTCAGGTTTTCGCAGGTTTTCCGGCGCCCGGCCGGGTGAATGCGGACAGGTGCAGCCCTGCCCGCGTTCTCCCGGCCGTCGGGGCAGCGGATAGAAAGAACGGAACGCGCCAGATCCCCCGTCAGCATCCGTCATCAACCGGGCACTTCTCCGGTTTCCCCTCGGACCCCAGGTGATTCCATGATCGGTCGCATTCCCGTCCTGGACCTCGCCCCGCTCGTGGACTGCGGCCGCAGACCGGCGAAGGCAGTGGTCGGCGAGTCCTTCGAGGTCACCGCCACGGTTTTCCGCGAAGGCCATGACGCGGTGGGCGCGAACGTGGTACTGCGGGACGCTTCGGGCCGGTCGGGGCCGTGGACGCCGATGCGGGAGCTCGCCCCGGGCACGGACCGGTGGGGCGCCGAGGTCACCCCGGACGCGGAGGGCCGCTGGACGTACGCGGTCGAGGCGTGGAGCGACCCGGTGAGCACCTGGCGGCACGCGGCCCGGATCAAGGTGCCGGCGGGCATCGACACGGAGCTGGTGCTGGAGGAGGGCGCCCGGCTGTACGAGCGGGCGGCGGGCGGCGTGCCCAAGAGCGAGGGCCGGGAGGCGGTGCTGGCCGCGGTTGACGCCCTGCGCGACACCGAGCGGCCGGTGGCCGACCGGCTGGCCGCCGCGCTGGCCCCGGCCGTCTCGGCCGCCCTGGCCGCGCACCCGCTGCGCGAACTGGTCACCTCCACCCGGCCGCTGCCGCTGCTGGTGGAGCGGGAGCGGGCGCTGTTCGGCTCGTGGTACGAGCTGTTCCCGCGCTCGGAGGGGGCGGTGGTGACGGCGGCCGGGCCGCCGGTGAGCGGGACGTTCCGGACGGCGGCCAAGCGGCTGCCGGCCGTGGCGCGGATGGGCTTCGACGTCGTCTATCTGCCGCCCATCCACCCCATCGGCACCTCCTTCCGCAAGGGCCCCAACAACGCGCTGAGCGCGGGCCCGTACGACGTCGGCAGCCCGTGGGCGATCGGCTCGGCCGACGGCGGGCACGACGCGATCCACCCGGACCTCGGCACCTTCGAGGACTTCGACCACTTCGTGGCCACGGCGCGCGAGCTGCGGATGGAGGTGGCACTGGACTTCGCCCTGCAGTGCTCCCCCGACCACCCCTGGGTGGACAAGCACCCGGAGTGGTTCCACCACCGCGCGGACGGCTCGATCGCGTACGCCGAGAACCCGCCGAAGAAGTACCAGGACATCTACCCGCTGGCGTTCGACGCGGACTTCGACGGGCTGGTGCGGGAGACGCTGCGGCTGCTGCGGTTCTGGATGGACCGCGGGGTGCGGATCTTCCGGGTGGACAACCCGCACACCAAGCCGGTCGCCTTCTGGGAGAAGGTGATCGCGGACATCGGCCGCACCGACCCCGATGTGATCTTCCTGGCCGAGGCGTTCACCCGGCCCGCGATGATGCGCACCCTCGCCGCGGTCGGCTTCCAGCAGTCGTACACCTACTTCACCTGGCGCAACTCCAAGCAGGAGCTCACCGATTACCTCACCGAGCTCTCGCGTGACTCGGCCGCCGTGATGCGCCCCAACCTCTTCGTCAACACCCCTGACATCCTGCACGCCTACCTCCAGGAGGGCGGCCGCGCGGCGTTCGAGATCCGGGCCGTGCTCGCCGCCACCCTCTCCCCGTCCTGGGGCGTCTACGCCGGCTACGAGCTGTGCGAGCACGTCCCCGCCAAGCCCGGCAGCGAGGAGTACCTGGACTCGGAGAAGTACCAACTGCGGCCGCGCGACTGGGAGTCGGCCGAGCGCGCGGGGCGCAGCCTGGCTCCCCTGATCACCGTGCTCAACCGGCTGCGAAGGCGGCACCCGGCTCTGCGGCGCCTGCGCAACCTCCGCTTCCACCACGTCGACAACGACGCCGTCATCGCCTACTCCAAGCGCTGCGACGGCCCGGGCGGAGACTGCGTGGTGACGGTCGTCAACCTCGACCCCCACCACACCCAGGAGGCGACGGTCTCGTTGGACATGCCGGAGCTCGGCCTCGACTGGCACGAGACCTTCCCGGTGCGCGACGAGCTCACCGGCGAGACCTACCACTGGGGCAGGGACAACTATGTGCGCCTTGAGCCGGGCCGCGCGATCGCGCCCGCGCACGTGTTCTCGCTGCGACCGTCCTCACCGATCGGAGGGTCACCCACACCATGATCGTCAACGAGCCCGTACCGGACACGTTCGAGGACACCCCCGCGAAGGACCGGGATCCCGACTGGTTCAAGCGCGCGGTGTTCTACGAGGTCCTCGTGCGTTCCTTCCAGGACAGCGACGGCGACGGCATCGGGGACCTCAAAGGGCTGACGGCCAAGCTGGACTACCTGCAGTGGCTGGGCGTCGACTGCCTCTGGCTGCCGCCGTTCTTCCAGTCCCCGCTGCGGGACGGCGGCTACGACGTCTCGGACTACACCTCCGTCCTTCCGGAGTTCGGTGACCTGGCGGACTTCGTCGAGTTCGTGGACGCCGCGCACCAGCGCGGCATGCGCGTCATCATCGACTTTGTCATGAACCATACGAGCGATCAGCACGACTGGTTCCAGCAGTCCCGCACCGATCCGGACGGGCCGTACGGCGACTACTACATGTGGGCCGACGACGACAAGCAGTACCAGGACGCGCGGATCATCTTCATCGACACCGAGACGTCCAACTGGACCTTCGACCCGGTCCGCAAGCAGTACTACTGGCACCGGTTCTTCTCCCACCAGCCGGACCTCAACTACGCGAACCCAGCGGTCCAGGAGGAGATCCTGGCGGCCCTGCGGTTCTGGCTGGACCTGGGCATCGACGGGTTCCGGCTGGACGCGGTGCCGTACCTGTTCGCGCAGGAGGGCACCAACTGCGAGAACCTGCCGCAGTCGCACGCCTTCCTGAAGCGGGTCCGCGCCGAGATCGACGCCCACTACCCGGACACCGTGCTGCTGGCCGAGGCCAACCAGTGGCCGGAGGACGTCGTCGACTACTTCGGCGACTACGCCAAGGGCGGCGACGAGTGCCACATGGCCTTCCACTTCCCGGTGATGCCGCGCATCTTCATGGCCGTGCGCCGCGAGTCCCGCTACCCGGTCTCCGAAGTCCTGGCCAAGACCCCGGCCATCCCCTCGCGCTGCCAGTGGGGCATCTTCCTCCGCAACCACGACGAGCTGACCCTCGAGATGGTGACGGACGAGGAACGCGACTACATGTACGCGGAGTACGCCAAGGATCCCCGGATGCGCGCCAACATCGGCATCCGGCGCCGACTGGCCCCGCTGCTCGACAACGACCGCAACCAGATCGAGCTGTTCACCGCGCTGCTGCTGTCGCTGCCCGGCTCGCCGATCCTCTACTACGGGGACGAGATCGGCATGGGCGACAACATCTGGCTCGGTGACCGGGACGGGGTGCGGACCCCGATGCAGTGGACGCCGGACCGCAACGCGGGCTTCTCCTCCTGCGACCCGGGCCGGCTGTTCCTGCCCACGATCATGGACCCGGTCTACGGGTACCAGGTCACCAACGTCGAGGCGGCGATGAGCAGTCCGTCGTCGCTGCTGCACTGGACCCGCCGGATGATCGAGATCCGGAAGCAGAACGCGGCGTTCGGGCTCGGCTCGTACACCGAGCTCCAGTCGAGCAACCCGGCGGTGCTGGCGTTCCTGCGGGAATACCAGGACGACCTGGTCCTGTGCGTGAACAACTTCTCCCGTTTCGCACAGCCGACCGAGCTGGACCTGCGGACCTTCAACGGGCGGCACCCGGTGGAGCTGATCGGCGGCGTCCGCTTCCCGGCCATCGGGGAGCTGCCGTACCTGCTGACCCTGGCGGGACACGGCTTCTACTGGTTCCGGCTGCGCCGCAACGCCCCGGCCGGGGGCCACCAGCCGGGGTGACCGGCAGGCGGGGGGCGGGAAAACCGGCTGCGGGCCGCACCCGGTTTTCCCGCCCCCGCCCCGGGCACCCTCACTACTACGCACAGACCGGCCCGGATCAAAGGGTTCCGGTACGGCGCGCGCTGACCGTACGGACGATCCTGGCCGGACACTCCCGCCGCCTTCGGCGGGAGCGCCCCGACGCACCGCACACTGGCCAAAGCCGCAATCCGGGACACTGTGCCCCATCGTCGTGTGCCCCGGGGAAAGGACGCGACGCCATGTCGGACGCTGTACCGCCCCGCCGGGAGACCGCCCCGGGGGCGGAGAGCCCCGGGTCCGCACCGTCCGGCGTCGCCGCCGCGCCGCCGCTCCCCCTTGAGGGTTCCGACCGCCTTGAGAGTTCCGACCGTCTTGAGGATTCCGACCGCGCCGAGGCGCTGCTGTCCTCACTGGCCCCGCCCCTGGTCGACTGGCTGCCCCGGCAGCGCTGGTTCGCCGGCAAGGGCAGCCCGGTCACCGGGCTCACCCCGGTCACCGCCGTCGACCTGCTGCCCGTCGGCCCGGCCGGGGGCGCGCCCGGCCTGCTGCACCTCCTCGTCCGCGCCCGGCAGTCCGGGACCGGCTCCGACGACTGCTACCAGCTGCTGCTCGGCGTCCGGCACGTGCTGCCGCCGCACCTCGCGCCCGCGCTCGTCGGCCGCCCGGAGGACGGGCCGCTGCGCGGGCTCGCCGTGTACGAGGCGCTGGCCGACCCCCGGCTGGCCGGGCTGCTGCTGGAGCGGCTGCGGGTGCCCGGCCGGCTCGGCCCGCTGCGGTTCGCCCGCGAGCCGCACGGCGACCTGCCGGCCGGCCTCGCCCCCCGGCTCCTCGGGGTCGAGCAGTCCAACTCCTCGGTGGTGTACGGCGACACGTACATCCTCAAGCTCTTCCGCCGCGTGGGCCCCGGCGTCAACCCGGACCTCGAACTCCCCCGGGCCCTCGCCCGTACCGGCTGCGCCCGGGTCCCCGCGCCCGTGGCCTGGTACGAGGCCGAACCGCCGGGCGCGGCCGAGCCGATGACCCTCGGCGTCCTCCAGCCGTTCCTGCCCGGCTCCGCCGACGGCTGGCGGCTCGCCCTCGACGCGCTGGCGGCGGGGGCCGACTTCGCCGCTTCCGCGCGCGCCCTGGGGCAGGCCACCGCCGAGGTGCACCGCGCCCTCGCCGCCGCCCTCCCGACCGTCGACCTGGACCCGCCGCGGCTGGAGCGGATCGCCGCCGCCATGCGCCGCCGGCTGGACGTGACCGCCGAGGCCGTCCCGGCGCTCCGCCCGTACCGGGACGCGCTGCGCGCCGCCTACGACGAACTGACCCGCCCGCCCGGTCCCGGCCGGCCGCGCCGCGCCCAGCGGATCCACGGCGACCTGCACCTCGGGCAGGCGCTGCGGACCGCGGACGGCCGCTGGTCGCTGATCGACTTCGAGGGCGAGCCGGCCCGGCCGCTGGCCGAGCGGCGCCGCCCGCAGCCGGTCGAGCAGGACGTCGCGGGCATGCTCCGCTCCTTCGACTACGCGGCGGCGGTCGGCCGGGCGGCCGGCACCGACTGGGCGCCGCGCGCCCGGGAGGCGTACTGCGACGGCTACGCCGCCGCCCACCACGACCCGCGCGAGGACGGCCCGCTGCTGGTCGCGCAGGAGACCGACAAGGCCGTCTACGAAGTGCTGTACGAGGCCCGGCACCGGCCGGACTGGCTCCCCGTGCCGCTGTCCGCGATCCGCCGGCTCGCTGAGCGGGCGGACGGCGTCCGGCGGCCCTGACCGCACCCGTCCCCCCTTGATGACTTCCGGGAGGAAGACCCCGTGACCGCTCGACCGCCGTCCCACGAGCCCCCCAACGGGTTCGTCCCCGCCACCTTCCTGCCCGGCCGCCGACGCCCCGGCTCCCCGCCCGCGCCGGCCGGCGGGCGGGGGGTGCGGCCCGCACCACGCCCGGACGAGGCCGAGCGCGCACGGCTGCTGAGCGGCGCCCACCACGATCCGCACGCCCTGCTGGGCGCCCACCACGCCCCGGGCGGGGTGGCGTTCCGGGTGCTCCGCCCGTACGCCCGCGCGGTGACGGTGGTGGCCAAGGGGCTGCGGGCGGAGCTGCTGCCGGAGGGGGACGGCTTCTTCGGCGGGGTGCTGCCGCTGCGGGAGATCCCCGACTACCGGCTGCATGTGGCGTACGGACCGACCGAGTCGGGTGAGGCCGACGAGATCGAGATCGACGATCCGTACCGCTTCCTGCCCGCTCTCGGCGAGCTCGACCTGTACCTGATCGGCGAGGGGCGCCACGAGCAGCTGTGGCAGGCGCTCGGCGCGTGGCCGATGACGCACCAGGGGGTGACGGGCACCCGGTTCACGGTGTGGGCACCGAACGCCCTGGGGGTGCGGGTGGCGGGCGGCTTCAACCTGTGGGACGCCACGGCCCACCCGATGCGCTCGCTGGGGGCGACGGGCGTGTGGGAGGTGTTCGTCCCGGGCGTCGGCGAGGGCGAGCTGTACAAGTTCGACATCACCCGGCCCGACGGGACGCACACTCTGCGGGCCGACCCGATGGCGCGGCGCACGGAGGCGCCGCCCGCCACCGCGTCGGTCGTGCACGTCTCGCACCACGAGTGGGGCGACGACGCCTGGATGGCCCGGCGCGGCGACCGGCCGGCGCACGCGGCGCCGTTCTCCGTCTACGAGGTCCACCTGGCGTCCTGGCGGCCGGGGCTGGGCTACCGGGAACTGGCCGAGCAGCTGGCCGCGTACGTGACGGACCTGGGCTTCACACATGTGGAGTTCCTGCCGGTCGCGGAGCATCCGTACGGCGGCTCGTGGGGCTACCAGGTGACCGGCTTCTACGCGCCGACCGCCCGGCTGGGCACGCCGGACGAGTTCAAGTACCTGGTGGACAGGCTGCATCAGGCGGGCATCGGGGTTCTGGTGGA is a window from the Streptomyces mobaraensis genome containing:
- a CDS encoding alpha-1,4-glucan--maltose-1-phosphate maltosyltransferase, whose protein sequence is MIGRIPVLDLAPLVDCGRRPAKAVVGESFEVTATVFREGHDAVGANVVLRDASGRSGPWTPMRELAPGTDRWGAEVTPDAEGRWTYAVEAWSDPVSTWRHAARIKVPAGIDTELVLEEGARLYERAAGGVPKSEGREAVLAAVDALRDTERPVADRLAAALAPAVSAALAAHPLRELVTSTRPLPLLVERERALFGSWYELFPRSEGAVVTAAGPPVSGTFRTAAKRLPAVARMGFDVVYLPPIHPIGTSFRKGPNNALSAGPYDVGSPWAIGSADGGHDAIHPDLGTFEDFDHFVATARELRMEVALDFALQCSPDHPWVDKHPEWFHHRADGSIAYAENPPKKYQDIYPLAFDADFDGLVRETLRLLRFWMDRGVRIFRVDNPHTKPVAFWEKVIADIGRTDPDVIFLAEAFTRPAMMRTLAAVGFQQSYTYFTWRNSKQELTDYLTELSRDSAAVMRPNLFVNTPDILHAYLQEGGRAAFEIRAVLAATLSPSWGVYAGYELCEHVPAKPGSEEYLDSEKYQLRPRDWESAERAGRSLAPLITVLNRLRRRHPALRRLRNLRFHHVDNDAVIAYSKRCDGPGGDCVVTVVNLDPHHTQEATVSLDMPELGLDWHETFPVRDELTGETYHWGRDNYVRLEPGRAIAPAHVFSLRPSSPIGGSPTP
- the glgP gene encoding alpha-glucan family phosphorylase, whose product is MKAIRRFSVRPVLPEPLRPLSELARNLRWSWHPETRELFQTLDPEGWRAAGGDPLRLLGAVPAARLTALADDRRFRRRLAAAADDLHDYLTGARWYQEQPPGLPAAVAYFSPEFGITAALPQYSGGLGILAGDHLKSASDLGVPLIGVGLLYRHGYFRQSLSREGWQQEHYPLLDPNELPLSLLREADGSPATVALALPGGRSLRAHVWKAEVGRVPLLLLDSDVEENAPGERDVTDRLYGGGSEHRLLQEMLLGIGGVRAVRAYCRLTGHPAPEVFHTNEGHAGFLGLERIRELSAGGLDFDAALESVRSGAVFTTHTPVPAGIDRFDRELVARHFADGAELPGIDVDRVLRLGAEDYPGGDPALFNMAVMGLRLAQRANGVSVLHGEVSRRMFAGLWPGFDDTEVPITSITNGVHAPTWVAPEVFRLGARRIGVARAEDALTLGGSERWDSVADISDADVWELRRTLREQLVEEVRERLRASWRERGAGTAELGWIDGVLDPDVLTIGFARRVPSYKRLTLMLRDRERLTRLLLHPERPLQIVVAGKAHPADDGGKRLVQELVRFADDPRVRHRVVFLPDYGMAMAQKLYPGCDVWLNNPLRPLEACGTSGMKAALNGCLNLSVLDGWWDEWYEPDFGWAIPTADGSATDEERRDDLEAAALYDLLEERVAPRFYDRGPDGLPGRWIEMVRSTLGTLGPKVLAGRMVREYVERLYGPAAEAQRALTPDAARELAAWKARVRAAWPTVAVDHVEAAADGPLDGTAELGSTVTLRVTVTLGDLDPSDVEVQALAGRVDAADRLTGAAAVPLKPAGTSALDGRRLYEGPLTFDRTGPFGYTVRILPGHRLLADGAEMGLVAVPAEASGEAAGVLMR
- the treS gene encoding maltose alpha-D-glucosyltransferase — protein: MIVNEPVPDTFEDTPAKDRDPDWFKRAVFYEVLVRSFQDSDGDGIGDLKGLTAKLDYLQWLGVDCLWLPPFFQSPLRDGGYDVSDYTSVLPEFGDLADFVEFVDAAHQRGMRVIIDFVMNHTSDQHDWFQQSRTDPDGPYGDYYMWADDDKQYQDARIIFIDTETSNWTFDPVRKQYYWHRFFSHQPDLNYANPAVQEEILAALRFWLDLGIDGFRLDAVPYLFAQEGTNCENLPQSHAFLKRVRAEIDAHYPDTVLLAEANQWPEDVVDYFGDYAKGGDECHMAFHFPVMPRIFMAVRRESRYPVSEVLAKTPAIPSRCQWGIFLRNHDELTLEMVTDEERDYMYAEYAKDPRMRANIGIRRRLAPLLDNDRNQIELFTALLLSLPGSPILYYGDEIGMGDNIWLGDRDGVRTPMQWTPDRNAGFSSCDPGRLFLPTIMDPVYGYQVTNVEAAMSSPSSLLHWTRRMIEIRKQNAAFGLGSYTELQSSNPAVLAFLREYQDDLVLCVNNFSRFAQPTELDLRTFNGRHPVELIGGVRFPAIGELPYLLTLAGHGFYWFRLRRNAPAGGHQPG
- a CDS encoding maltokinase N-terminal cap-like domain-containing protein encodes the protein MSDAVPPRRETAPGAESPGSAPSGVAAAPPLPLEGSDRLESSDRLEDSDRAEALLSSLAPPLVDWLPRQRWFAGKGSPVTGLTPVTAVDLLPVGPAGGAPGLLHLLVRARQSGTGSDDCYQLLLGVRHVLPPHLAPALVGRPEDGPLRGLAVYEALADPRLAGLLLERLRVPGRLGPLRFAREPHGDLPAGLAPRLLGVEQSNSSVVYGDTYILKLFRRVGPGVNPDLELPRALARTGCARVPAPVAWYEAEPPGAAEPMTLGVLQPFLPGSADGWRLALDALAAGADFAASARALGQATAEVHRALAAALPTVDLDPPRLERIAAAMRRRLDVTAEAVPALRPYRDALRAAYDELTRPPGPGRPRRAQRIHGDLHLGQALRTADGRWSLIDFEGEPARPLAERRRPQPVEQDVAGMLRSFDYAAAVGRAAGTDWAPRAREAYCDGYAAAHHDPREDGPLLVAQETDKAVYEVLYEARHRPDWLPVPLSAIRRLAERADGVRRP
- a CDS encoding helix-turn-helix domain-containing protein; translated protein: MDTPAALGEFLRTRRAALRPEDVGLTTYGGQRRVPGLRREELALLAGVSTAYYTRLEQGQSVNASDGVLDALARALRLSPDEYAHLRNLARPGRPAPRAAAARPARVRPGVRRLVAALDGIPAVVLNHRYDVLDWNPLGHALTAGHLAADGPHRAAARPNSQRLLFLDPHVRDLYPRWDLEARRAVSALRLAAGEHPDDPALAELIGELSMKSPEFASLWARHPVRSCVTGTKDFHHPLVGPLTLTFEMLRVPAAEGPGQSLLTFSAEPGSPSEAGLRLLGTTLEPAGARAPGGAVAPRVEHDRQRPTAH